Proteins encoded by one window of Dioscorea cayenensis subsp. rotundata cultivar TDr96_F1 chromosome 6, TDr96_F1_v2_PseudoChromosome.rev07_lg8_w22 25.fasta, whole genome shotgun sequence:
- the LOC120262968 gene encoding cyclin-dependent kinase inhibitor 1-like codes for MRRYAKMEISPEVGGVRTRARTMALRAAAAAAAAKKRKTAAVAVMGPEGVQILYLQLRSRSLVMTRRVARSTVHSDHQQGGGEADCVSRCSSNATSEVVPRRASEMESRDSECNRARRESTPMSELQAVESDGGESTAARLPARSTSKIFPPADEIEAFFSAAEREDQQRFTSKYNFDVVNDTPLSGRYDWVRLKP; via the exons ATGAGAAGGTACGCGAAGATGGAGATCTCGCCGGAGGTGGGAGGGGTGAGAACGAGGGCGAGGACGATGGCTCTCagggcggcggcggcggcggcggcagcGAAGAAGAGGAAGACGGCGGCGGTGGCTGTCATGGGGCCGGAAGGGGTCCAGATCTTGTACCTTCAGCTACGGAGCCGTAGCTTGGTGATGACACGGCGGGTGGCGAGGTCGACGGTGCATTCTGATCACCAGCAAGGTGGTGGTGAAGCCGACTGCGTTTCTCGCTGCTCCAGCAACGCGACCAGCGAGGTTGTGCCACGGCGAGCATCGGAG ATGGAATCTCGTGATTCGGAGTGCAATCGAGCGAG GAGAGAATCAACGCCGATGAGTGAGCTCCAGGCGGTGGAATCAGACGGCGGAGAATCAACAGCGGCGAGGCTTCCGGCGAGATCAACGTCCAAGATCTTCCCACCGGCCGACGAGATCGAAGCTTTCTTCTCCGCTGCTGAGCGAGAAGACCAGCAACGCTTCACCTCCAA GTACAACTTCGACGTCGTCAACGATACGCCACTATCCGGCCGGTACGATTGGGTTCGTTTAAAGCCGTAA